Proteins from a single region of Synechococcus sp. WH 8109:
- a CDS encoding bifunctional riboflavin kinase/FAD synthetase, whose translation MIPLCSPEEARRPTALALGSFDGLHAGHRRVIAEAIQDSPDNAVASVVSFWPHPREVLFGEARLRLDLPSEKLALLEPLGIHQLVLVPFTRELAQLSAEDFVTSVLLNTLQARRIAVGTNFRFGHQRRGDAEMLERLAARSGVEVKVVPIVEDQEGRMSSSRIRAALDQADLTTAKSLLGRAYRFQGRVVRGRGLGRELGWPTANLQVDGRKALPGLGVYAAWAQLDGDDNRLPAVMNLGPQPTIDPTSPSAVEVHLLDQSLELEGRQLGVEPVQRLRGQTKFSGLEELSSQIGRDAAQAREILQAGSQATVG comes from the coding sequence TTGATCCCGCTCTGCTCTCCAGAGGAAGCCCGTCGGCCTACTGCCCTGGCGCTAGGGAGTTTCGATGGACTGCATGCCGGCCATCGCCGCGTGATCGCCGAGGCCATCCAGGACAGCCCAGACAATGCCGTTGCCTCGGTGGTGAGCTTCTGGCCGCATCCCCGTGAGGTGCTGTTCGGGGAGGCACGCCTGAGGCTGGATCTACCCAGCGAAAAACTCGCCCTGCTCGAACCCCTGGGGATACATCAGCTCGTGCTGGTGCCCTTCACCCGCGAGCTCGCTCAGCTGAGTGCGGAGGACTTCGTCACCAGCGTGCTGCTGAACACACTTCAGGCCAGGCGCATTGCCGTGGGCACCAACTTCCGCTTCGGTCATCAGCGGCGCGGTGACGCCGAGATGCTGGAACGGCTGGCGGCTCGCAGCGGCGTTGAAGTGAAGGTGGTGCCGATCGTTGAAGACCAAGAGGGCCGGATGAGCAGCAGCCGCATACGCGCGGCCCTCGACCAGGCCGACCTCACCACCGCCAAATCCTTGCTGGGCCGGGCCTACCGCTTTCAGGGACGGGTGGTGCGGGGCCGAGGCCTGGGGCGTGAACTGGGCTGGCCCACCGCCAATCTCCAGGTGGATGGGCGTAAGGCCTTGCCAGGCCTTGGCGTCTACGCCGCCTGGGCCCAACTGGATGGGGATGACAATCGGCTACCGGCCGTGATGAACCTCGGGCCCCAACCAACGATCGATCCAACGTCCCCTTCAGCTGTGGAGGTGCACCTTCTGGATCAGAGCCTGGAACTGGAAGGCCGGCAACTGGGCGTCGAGCCAGTGCAGCGCTTGCGCGGCCAGACCAAATTCAGCGGCCTGGAGGAGCTCAGCAGCCAGATCGGCCGCGACGCAGCCCAGGCCCGAGAGATTCTTCAGGCCGGCTCTCAGGCCACGGTCGGATAG
- a CDS encoding thiamine phosphate synthase, whose translation MNPTPSETSLDPRVARLIDANLDRAREGLRVVEDWCRFGLEQQDLVVRIKDWRQRLGRLHHDSYKQARSTSTDTGAGLEHPAQLDRHSPDHVVAANCARVQEALRVLEEYGRTIDPALAAEAAAIRYGLYDLEVTCLNATLGARRRNKLKDARLCLITTPCDDLTDRVEAALRNGVGMVQYRCKAGNDRERLQEAQKLRQLCTRYGALLFINDRVDIALAVDADGVHLGQEDMPSEVARDLLGSDRLLGRSTHSIEQVHQAQQEPVDYLGFGPIHSTAVKPERNPVGVELLAQATAISQCAVFAIGGITPANLPALLTAGGQRVAVIGAIMHAEDSGLASRQLHQQLDHATF comes from the coding sequence ATGAATCCAACCCCAAGCGAGACATCCCTGGATCCACGGGTGGCACGACTGATCGACGCCAACCTCGACCGTGCACGGGAAGGCCTGAGGGTGGTCGAGGACTGGTGCCGCTTTGGGCTGGAGCAACAGGATCTGGTGGTGCGTATCAAGGACTGGCGTCAACGGCTGGGGCGACTGCATCACGACAGCTACAAGCAGGCCCGCTCCACCAGCACCGACACCGGCGCCGGATTGGAGCATCCGGCCCAGCTCGATCGCCACAGCCCCGACCACGTGGTGGCGGCCAACTGCGCCCGGGTGCAGGAGGCGTTGCGGGTGCTGGAGGAGTACGGCCGCACCATCGATCCTGCGCTGGCCGCTGAAGCCGCAGCGATCCGCTACGGGCTTTACGACCTGGAGGTGACCTGTCTCAACGCCACCCTGGGAGCGAGGCGACGCAACAAGCTCAAGGACGCTCGCCTTTGCCTGATCACTACCCCCTGCGATGACCTGACCGATCGGGTGGAGGCGGCCCTGCGGAACGGCGTTGGGATGGTGCAGTACCGCTGCAAAGCGGGGAACGACCGCGAACGCCTGCAGGAGGCTCAGAAGCTCAGGCAGCTCTGCACCCGCTACGGGGCGCTCTTATTCATCAATGACCGTGTGGACATTGCCCTGGCGGTGGATGCGGATGGGGTGCACCTGGGTCAGGAGGACATGCCCAGCGAGGTGGCCCGCGATCTACTGGGTTCCGATCGTCTGCTGGGCCGCAGCACCCACAGCATCGAGCAGGTTCATCAGGCTCAGCAGGAGCCGGTCGATTATCTCGGCTTCGGCCCGATCCACTCCACGGCCGTCAAACCCGAGCGGAACCCTGTTGGTGTGGAGCTACTGGCGCAGGCCACTGCGATCAGCCAATGCGCCGTCTTCGCCATCGGTGGAATCACCCCGGCCAACCTGCCGGCGCTACTCACGGCAGGGGGGCAGCGCGTGGCCGTGATCGGCGCGATCATGCACGCAGAAGACAGCGGTCTGGCCTCGCGGCAACTGCACCAGCAGCTGGACCACGCCACGTTCTGA
- the thiS gene encoding sulfur carrier protein ThiS, which translates to MPLTLMVNGETRVLDPAPDPASLGAVVALLANNPQLVVAEHNGVIAPRSRWDSIVVKDDDTLEIVTIVGGGS; encoded by the coding sequence ATGCCACTCACCCTGATGGTCAACGGTGAAACCCGCGTGCTGGATCCAGCACCGGACCCCGCCAGCCTTGGGGCTGTTGTTGCCTTGCTGGCCAACAACCCCCAACTGGTGGTCGCCGAGCACAACGGCGTGATCGCACCCCGCAGCCGCTGGGACAGCATCGTGGTGAAGGATGACGACACCCTTGAGATCGTCACCATCGTTGGTGGTGGTTCCTAG
- a CDS encoding DUF1517 domain-containing protein → MGAAVATPRLLTRSRRLLASLLLPLVIVGLCLFQAQPADAARGGRMGGGSFRAPSMPRSGGSYGGGYRGGGYRGGGMGFPFLIPIFGFGGGGLFGLLILMAVAGVLVNALRGVGNAPSIGGAAATPVMPRNVNMIQVQVGLLASAKSLQEDLRSLASSSDTSSSAGLQRLLQETTLALLRQPDLWVYANAESGSVPLSSAESTFNRLSMNERSKLDAELTSNVGGQRTTDTSSSAGDADATNEFIVVTLLVASTASAKLAGADTGEDLRQTLRILGSTASSELMALEVIWQPEGRGDVLSANDLVTAYPNLQHL, encoded by the coding sequence GTGGGCGCTGCTGTGGCCACTCCCCGACTGTTGACACGATCCCGACGACTGCTCGCATCACTGCTGTTGCCGCTGGTGATTGTCGGGCTCTGCCTGTTCCAGGCACAGCCGGCTGATGCCGCCCGCGGTGGGCGCATGGGAGGGGGCAGTTTCCGTGCTCCCTCAATGCCGCGATCCGGTGGCAGCTACGGGGGTGGCTACCGCGGGGGGGGCTACCGCGGCGGCGGGATGGGCTTCCCTTTCCTCATTCCCATCTTCGGCTTCGGTGGTGGTGGACTGTTTGGTCTGCTGATCCTGATGGCGGTAGCAGGCGTGCTGGTGAACGCCCTTCGTGGCGTTGGCAATGCCCCCTCTATCGGTGGTGCTGCTGCGACTCCAGTCATGCCGCGCAACGTGAACATGATTCAAGTGCAGGTGGGTCTGCTGGCCAGTGCCAAATCCCTACAGGAGGATCTGCGCTCCTTGGCCTCCTCCTCGGACACCAGCAGTTCCGCCGGTCTTCAAAGGCTGCTGCAGGAGACAACCCTGGCACTGCTGCGCCAACCAGACCTCTGGGTTTACGCCAATGCCGAGAGCGGCAGTGTTCCCCTCAGTTCGGCTGAATCGACGTTCAATCGCCTCTCGATGAACGAGCGCAGCAAGTTGGACGCTGAGCTCACCAGCAACGTCGGCGGACAGCGGACAACGGACACGAGCAGCAGCGCTGGAGACGCTGATGCCACCAACGAATTCATCGTTGTGACCTTGCTGGTGGCCTCCACGGCATCGGCCAAGCTCGCCGGAGCCGACACCGGAGAAGATCTGCGCCAGACCCTGCGCATTCTTGGTTCCACAGCCTCTAGTGAACTTATGGCCCTGGAAGTGATCTGGCAACCGGAAGGCCGCGGAGATGTACTGAGCGCCAACGACCTGGTGACGGCCTACCCCAACCTCCAACACCTCTGA
- the larB gene encoding nickel pincer cofactor biosynthesis protein LarB encodes MTTPDARLDLRRRQRLGMVEAVWGEHKTADQIIAILESFSAAGELGLVTRVAPEKAARVCEALPAVELHADARCLTLGALPPVPAPPAAVVVLSGGSSDRTVVAEISLALRCHGIGVDPVMDVGVAGLHRLLDQLPRLASARILIACAGMEGALPTVLAGLVPQPVIGVPVSVGYGISAGGRTALEGMLASCAPGLTVVNIDNGYGAAMAALRMLRGCAPGDSS; translated from the coding sequence GTGACCACGCCGGATGCTCGCCTCGATCTGCGGCGCCGTCAGCGCTTGGGCATGGTCGAGGCCGTGTGGGGGGAACACAAGACAGCCGATCAGATCATCGCCATCCTTGAGAGCTTCTCCGCAGCAGGGGAACTGGGTCTGGTGACCCGGGTGGCTCCCGAAAAGGCGGCACGGGTTTGTGAGGCGTTGCCGGCGGTGGAGCTGCATGCCGATGCTCGCTGCCTCACCCTGGGTGCACTGCCTCCTGTGCCTGCGCCACCGGCTGCGGTGGTGGTGCTAAGTGGAGGCAGCAGTGATCGCACGGTGGTGGCGGAGATCAGCTTGGCCCTGCGTTGCCATGGCATAGGCGTGGATCCTGTGATGGATGTGGGGGTGGCTGGATTGCACCGTCTGCTCGATCAACTGCCCCGTCTGGCATCGGCGCGGATCCTGATCGCCTGCGCCGGAATGGAGGGTGCGTTGCCGACGGTGCTGGCTGGTCTGGTGCCGCAACCCGTGATCGGCGTCCCGGTTTCGGTTGGCTATGGAATCAGCGCAGGGGGACGAACTGCTTTGGAAGGAATGCTTGCCAGCTGTGCTCCAGGTCTGACGGTGGTGAATATCGACAACGGCTATGGCGCAGCCATGGCTGCATTACGGATGCTCAGGGGCTGTGCCCCGGGCGATTCAAGCTGA
- a CDS encoding TIGR03792 family protein, which translates to MRAESEPPLGDVVAVVEHLRLQVPRDSRDQWMVAESGSWEPWLKQQPGFLGRDLFWDPVTEEGTLLIRWSSRKAWKSISMAEVEKVQERFETLAREQTGQRHGNPFPLVFEGELLPQ; encoded by the coding sequence GTGCGGGCAGAGTCCGAACCGCCACTTGGCGACGTGGTGGCTGTGGTGGAGCACCTGAGGCTGCAGGTACCCCGGGATAGCCGTGATCAGTGGATGGTGGCGGAAAGCGGCAGCTGGGAGCCTTGGTTGAAGCAACAGCCTGGTTTTCTGGGCCGTGATCTGTTCTGGGATCCGGTAACCGAAGAGGGAACTCTGCTGATTCGTTGGAGCAGTCGTAAGGCATGGAAATCGATCTCTATGGCCGAGGTGGAGAAGGTCCAGGAGCGCTTCGAGACCTTGGCCCGCGAGCAAACAGGCCAGCGCCATGGCAACCCGTTCCCGCTGGTGTTTGAAGGGGAACTGTTGCCGCAGTGA
- the trmD gene encoding tRNA (guanosine(37)-N1)-methyltransferase TrmD translates to MAPYRLDVVSLAPQAFAPLLELGVIGRAFNAGIAELHLHNPRDFATDRHRKVDDEPYGGGAGMVLKPEPVFAAMEAIPRSLRSRVLLMSPQGRPLQQADLQRWSNDHDQLVFLCGHYEGFDERIRGLADEEVSMGDFVLTGGELPAMTVINGVVRLLPGTVGTADSLVEESHSALLLEHPHYTRPADFRGMTVPDVLRSGDHGAIARWRQAQREQRTRERRPDLFVRWQTATMNDPSDPAMELRIGNGYDIHRLVPGRALILGGVTLDHPDGLGLDGHSDADVLVHAVMDALLGALALGDIGKYFPPTDPQWEGADSLKLLDQVVKLVKERGWSVVNIDAVVIAERPKLKPHIAEMSSRMASAIGIAPDAVGVKATTNEGLGPEGREEGISCQAVALLQRS, encoded by the coding sequence ATGGCGCCCTACCGCCTTGATGTGGTGAGCCTGGCGCCGCAGGCGTTTGCTCCTCTGCTGGAGCTAGGGGTGATCGGTCGTGCCTTCAACGCGGGCATTGCCGAGTTGCATCTGCATAACCCGAGGGACTTCGCCACAGATCGCCATCGCAAGGTGGACGACGAGCCCTACGGGGGCGGTGCCGGCATGGTGCTCAAGCCCGAGCCGGTGTTCGCCGCGATGGAGGCTATTCCCCGTAGTCTTCGCAGCCGGGTGCTGTTGATGTCACCGCAGGGGCGCCCCCTGCAGCAGGCAGATCTACAGCGTTGGTCTAATGACCATGATCAACTGGTCTTCCTCTGCGGTCACTACGAGGGTTTCGACGAGCGGATTCGCGGCCTGGCCGATGAGGAGGTGTCGATGGGTGATTTCGTCCTCACCGGTGGTGAGCTGCCGGCGATGACGGTGATCAACGGTGTTGTGCGCCTGCTGCCCGGCACGGTGGGGACGGCCGATTCCCTGGTGGAGGAAAGCCACAGTGCACTCCTCCTGGAACACCCGCACTACACCCGCCCCGCCGACTTCCGCGGCATGACCGTTCCGGATGTGCTGCGCAGTGGCGACCACGGTGCCATCGCCCGGTGGCGCCAGGCGCAGCGGGAGCAGCGCACCCGCGAGCGGCGGCCCGATCTGTTTGTCCGCTGGCAGACCGCGACAATGAATGACCCTTCAGATCCCGCCATGGAGCTGCGCATCGGCAACGGATACGACATCCATCGGCTGGTGCCCGGACGGGCCCTCATCCTGGGGGGTGTGACTCTGGATCATCCCGATGGCCTTGGCCTGGATGGCCACAGCGATGCCGATGTGCTGGTGCATGCGGTGATGGATGCGCTGCTCGGGGCCCTCGCCCTTGGTGACATCGGGAAGTACTTCCCCCCCACCGATCCCCAATGGGAAGGGGCCGACAGCTTGAAGCTGCTGGATCAAGTGGTGAAGCTGGTGAAGGAACGCGGCTGGTCGGTGGTGAACATCGATGCGGTGGTGATTGCTGAGCGCCCCAAGCTCAAGCCGCATATCGCCGAGATGAGCAGCCGGATGGCGTCAGCGATCGGCATTGCCCCCGATGCCGTGGGTGTGAAGGCCACCACCAACGAAGGCTTGGGTCCGGAGGGACGGGAAGAGGGCATCAGTTGCCAGGCTGTGGCTCTGCTGCAGCGGAGCTGA
- a CDS encoding phycobiliprotein lyase, with translation MSEQAFPPEDPGSFLSLCDGEWMSLRSCFELAAGGDDDWHSSERGELIVRCVSEQGALGQLKVQAPGGISSILTFASDGQLILDGDSPGNWRFWPDGSMELNLSRADGVQVQERIWFTRVNLRLRSTTAVDAQGTPVQGSFCTDIRRVSKPAA, from the coding sequence ATGAGTGAACAAGCCTTTCCCCCCGAAGACCCTGGCTCCTTTCTGAGCCTCTGCGACGGGGAGTGGATGAGCCTCCGCAGTTGCTTTGAGCTGGCTGCCGGTGGTGATGACGATTGGCACAGCAGCGAACGGGGTGAACTCATCGTCCGCTGCGTGAGCGAGCAGGGGGCTCTCGGCCAACTGAAGGTGCAGGCCCCTGGTGGAATCAGCAGCATCCTCACCTTCGCCTCTGATGGACAGCTGATCCTCGATGGTGATTCCCCAGGTAACTGGAGGTTCTGGCCTGACGGCAGCATGGAGCTGAACCTCAGCCGGGCTGACGGCGTGCAGGTTCAGGAGCGGATCTGGTTCACGCGTGTGAACCTGCGCCTGCGCAGCACCACGGCGGTGGATGCCCAGGGAACACCAGTGCAGGGCAGTTTCTGCACGGACATCCGAAGGGTGTCCAAACCCGCGGCCTGA
- the era gene encoding GTPase Era — translation MHATPLPEDYRSGFIALIGRPNVGKSTLVNQLVGEKVAITSPVAQTTRNRLRAVLTMEVAQMVLVDTPGIHKPHHLLGERLVKSARSAIGEVDLVVLLLEGCERPGRGDAFIVNLLQQQSLPVLVALNKWDKLPEERRSEAEEAYAALLQETNWPVYRCSALSGDGCAELTTAMAAQLPLGPQLYPPEMVSDQPERVLLGELIREQVLLHTREEVPHSVAVTIDRVEELPAKGKGAGRTAVLATVLVERKSQKGILIGKGGAMLKTIGQGARLQMQVLIDGPVYLELFVKVVPDWRSKPARLAELGYTGDQ, via the coding sequence ATGCACGCAACTCCCCTGCCAGAGGATTACCGCTCTGGCTTCATCGCACTGATCGGTCGCCCGAACGTGGGCAAATCCACGCTGGTGAATCAGCTGGTGGGGGAGAAGGTGGCGATCACATCGCCCGTGGCCCAGACCACCCGCAACCGCCTTCGGGCCGTCCTCACCATGGAGGTGGCCCAGATGGTGCTGGTGGACACGCCTGGCATCCACAAACCCCACCACTTGCTGGGGGAACGGCTCGTGAAGAGTGCGCGCAGCGCCATCGGTGAAGTGGACCTTGTGGTCTTGCTGTTGGAGGGGTGCGAGCGCCCGGGGCGCGGTGATGCCTTCATCGTGAATCTGCTGCAGCAGCAGTCCCTGCCGGTGTTGGTGGCCCTGAACAAGTGGGACAAGCTGCCGGAGGAGCGCCGCTCTGAAGCGGAAGAGGCCTATGCCGCCCTGCTGCAGGAGACGAATTGGCCGGTGTACCGCTGCAGCGCCCTGTCAGGCGATGGCTGCGCAGAGCTCACAACAGCGATGGCGGCTCAGTTGCCTTTGGGGCCACAGCTGTATCCGCCCGAGATGGTGAGTGATCAACCGGAGCGGGTGCTGCTGGGGGAACTCATTCGCGAGCAGGTGCTTCTGCATACGCGGGAGGAGGTGCCCCACAGTGTTGCCGTCACCATTGATCGCGTTGAGGAGTTGCCGGCCAAGGGCAAGGGTGCGGGTCGGACGGCCGTCTTGGCCACGGTTCTGGTGGAACGGAAGAGTCAGAAGGGGATCCTGATCGGCAAAGGCGGGGCGATGCTCAAGACGATCGGCCAGGGGGCGCGGCTGCAGATGCAGGTGCTGATTGATGGCCCGGTGTATCTGGAGCTGTTCGTCAAGGTGGTGCCTGATTGGCGCAGCAAACCGGCCCGCCTGGCGGAGCTGGGTTACACAGGGGATCAGTAA
- a CDS encoding Bax inhibitor-1 family protein, translating to MPASSNFQEAIREAQSSALVGPNVVNKALPYVGGGMVLTSIGVIGGLSIMATPLFMPLFWVAVIGNLVLFFVAQNVALKGNNATALPLLSIYSLITGFTLSGLVALAGAVAGVGAVGTAALATGITFVIASIVGRRMSDSVGQALSGVVGLGLIGLILAMVVQFIGGIFAPAMFHGTSFELMIAGFGTVLFVGAAFVDFYTMPRSYRDDQYLAGALSMYLTYINLFIFILRLIIVLNGGGRRD from the coding sequence ATGCCAGCAAGCAGCAATTTCCAGGAGGCGATCCGCGAGGCGCAATCGAGCGCCCTCGTCGGCCCCAACGTCGTCAATAAAGCGCTGCCCTACGTCGGCGGCGGCATGGTGCTCACCTCAATCGGGGTGATTGGTGGTCTCTCGATAATGGCCACACCGCTGTTCATGCCCCTGTTCTGGGTGGCTGTGATCGGCAACCTGGTGCTGTTCTTCGTGGCGCAGAACGTCGCCTTGAAGGGCAACAACGCCACAGCCTTGCCTCTGCTGTCGATTTACAGCCTGATCACCGGGTTCACCCTGAGTGGTCTAGTGGCTTTGGCGGGAGCCGTTGCTGGCGTGGGTGCGGTCGGCACCGCCGCACTGGCCACTGGAATCACCTTCGTGATTGCCTCGATCGTTGGCCGTCGCATGAGCGATTCCGTTGGTCAGGCGCTCTCCGGAGTGGTTGGTCTTGGATTGATCGGTCTGATCCTGGCGATGGTTGTCCAGTTCATCGGCGGCATCTTTGCCCCTGCCATGTTCCATGGCACCAGCTTTGAACTGATGATCGCCGGCTTCGGCACCGTGCTCTTCGTGGGTGCCGCCTTCGTCGACTTCTACACGATGCCCCGCTCCTACCGGGATGACCAATATCTGGCAGGTGCCCTGAGCATGTACCTCACCTACATCAACCTGTTCATCTTCATCCTGCGCCTGATCATCGTCCTCAACGGTGGTGGTCGTCGCGACTGA
- a CDS encoding PhoH family protein produces MYDDGERGRFVLDLPDPDAALALAGEAETTLHRLEALTGASMVLRGLQLVITGGPTQIERAAAVVELVRPIWQDGQSVSPVDLQSALGALNTGRGDDHAAMGEQVLAKSQKGNLLRPRTLRQKKYVDAMERHDLTFALGPAGTGKTFLATVLAVRMLTERKVERLILTRPAVEAGERLGFLPGDLQQKVDPYLRPLYDALHSLLGAEKTTVLLEKGVIEVAPLAYMRGRTLSDAFVILDEAQNTTPAQMRMVLTRLGERSRMVVTGDITQVDLPATVQSGLVEASQVLEGVEGVAVCRLTAADVVRHPLVQRVVEAYARRDERKTPKVQRR; encoded by the coding sequence GTGTATGACGACGGCGAACGCGGCCGTTTCGTTCTCGACCTGCCTGATCCCGATGCTGCACTGGCCCTAGCCGGTGAAGCCGAAACAACCCTGCATCGCCTGGAAGCTCTGACAGGAGCTTCCATGGTGTTGCGGGGTCTTCAACTGGTGATCACCGGGGGGCCAACGCAGATCGAGAGGGCTGCTGCGGTTGTTGAATTGGTGCGCCCGATCTGGCAGGACGGCCAGTCGGTGTCACCGGTGGACCTCCAGTCGGCGCTGGGAGCGCTCAACACTGGCCGCGGCGATGACCACGCCGCCATGGGCGAGCAGGTATTGGCGAAGAGCCAGAAGGGCAATCTGCTGCGCCCGCGCACCCTGCGCCAGAAGAAGTACGTGGATGCCATGGAGCGCCACGATCTCACCTTTGCCCTAGGTCCTGCCGGCACCGGCAAAACCTTTCTCGCCACAGTTCTCGCGGTTCGGATGCTCACCGAACGCAAGGTGGAGCGATTGATTCTTACCCGGCCGGCTGTTGAAGCCGGGGAGCGTCTGGGGTTCCTGCCGGGCGACCTACAGCAGAAGGTGGACCCCTATCTGCGTCCGCTCTACGACGCTTTGCATTCCCTGCTAGGCGCGGAGAAAACCACTGTGCTGTTGGAGAAGGGCGTGATCGAGGTCGCTCCCCTGGCTTACATGCGGGGCCGCACCCTTAGCGATGCCTTTGTGATCCTGGATGAGGCGCAGAACACCACGCCGGCTCAGATGCGCATGGTGCTCACCCGCCTGGGAGAGCGTTCGCGAATGGTCGTGACCGGAGACATCACCCAGGTGGATCTTCCTGCCACGGTGCAGAGTGGTTTGGTGGAGGCATCTCAGGTGTTGGAGGGCGTGGAAGGGGTTGCGGTCTGCCGCCTCACCGCGGCGGATGTGGTGCGCCATCCCCTCGTGCAGCGGGTGGTGGAGGCCTATGCCCGACGGGACGAACGCAAAACGCCCAAAGTTCAACGTCGATAG
- the rpsP gene encoding 30S ribosomal protein S16: MIKLRLKRFGKKREASFRLVACNSTSRRDGRPLQELGFYNPRTKETRLDTEAIRERLGQGAQPTDVVRTLLERGGLLEKTVRSAETVGKAKQAAKREADAKQAAKEAAEAKAAAAEEKAAEAEASDSSESESTEG; the protein is encoded by the coding sequence ATGATCAAGCTCCGCCTGAAGCGGTTTGGCAAGAAGCGGGAAGCGAGCTTCCGCCTCGTGGCCTGCAACAGCACCTCACGCAGGGATGGTCGTCCTCTACAGGAGCTGGGCTTCTACAACCCGCGGACGAAGGAAACGCGCCTCGACACCGAGGCCATCCGTGAGCGTCTGGGTCAGGGTGCCCAACCCACTGATGTGGTTCGCACGCTGCTCGAGCGCGGCGGTCTCCTGGAAAAGACCGTGCGTTCTGCAGAGACCGTGGGCAAGGCCAAGCAAGCGGCCAAGCGTGAAGCTGATGCCAAGCAAGCCGCCAAGGAGGCTGCCGAGGCCAAGGCTGCAGCAGCTGAGGAGAAAGCTGCAGAAGCTGAAGCTTCTGATTCCTCAGAATCCGAATCCACCGAGGGCTGA
- the ffh gene encoding signal recognition particle protein — MFDELSARFDDAVKGLRGQDSISDTNVDGALKDVRRALLEADVSLPVVKEFVAEVRDKAVGAEVVRGVSPDQKFIQVVHEQLVEVMGGDNAPLAKAAEAPTVVLMAGLQGAGKTTATAKLGLHLKDQGRRALMVGADVYRPAAIEQLKTLGAQIDVEVFSLGAEAKPEDIAAAGLAKAKEEGFDTLLVDTAGRLQIDTEMMEEMVRIRTAVQPDEVLLVVDSMIGQEAAELTRAFHDQVGITGAVLTKLDGDSRGGAALSIRKVSGQPIKFIGTGEKVEALQPFHPERMASRILGMGDVLTLVEKAQKEVELADVEKMQKKLQEATFDFSDFVKQMRLIKRMGSLGGLMKMIPGMNKIDDGMLKQGEQQLKRIEAMIGSMTQQERENPDLLASQPSRRRRIASGSGHQAADVDKVLADFQKMRGFMQQMSQGNMPGMGGMPGMGGMPGMGGMPGMGGIPGGGGRPGRGGPPKRQRPAKKKKGFGDL; from the coding sequence ATGTTCGACGAGCTTTCAGCCCGTTTTGATGATGCGGTCAAGGGGCTGCGTGGCCAAGACAGCATCAGCGATACCAACGTAGATGGAGCCCTGAAGGACGTCCGTCGGGCCTTGCTGGAAGCCGACGTCAGCCTGCCGGTGGTGAAGGAGTTCGTGGCTGAAGTACGCGACAAAGCCGTTGGTGCCGAGGTGGTGCGCGGGGTCAGCCCGGATCAGAAGTTCATCCAGGTGGTCCATGAACAGCTCGTGGAGGTCATGGGGGGCGATAACGCTCCTCTGGCCAAGGCGGCTGAAGCTCCCACCGTCGTGTTGATGGCTGGCCTTCAGGGTGCTGGTAAAACCACCGCGACGGCCAAGCTTGGCCTCCACCTCAAGGATCAGGGTCGTCGAGCCCTGATGGTGGGCGCCGATGTTTACCGACCGGCCGCCATCGAGCAGTTGAAAACGCTTGGTGCTCAGATCGATGTCGAGGTGTTCAGCCTCGGTGCTGAGGCCAAACCGGAAGACATTGCAGCCGCTGGTCTGGCCAAGGCGAAAGAGGAAGGCTTCGACACACTCCTGGTCGACACCGCCGGTCGCCTCCAGATCGACACCGAGATGATGGAGGAGATGGTGCGGATCCGCACCGCTGTGCAGCCCGATGAGGTGCTGCTGGTGGTGGATTCGATGATCGGTCAGGAAGCGGCCGAACTCACCCGCGCCTTCCACGACCAGGTGGGCATCACCGGAGCGGTGCTCACCAAGCTTGATGGTGATTCTCGCGGTGGCGCCGCCCTTTCGATCCGCAAGGTGAGCGGTCAGCCGATCAAGTTCATCGGCACCGGAGAGAAGGTGGAGGCCCTGCAGCCGTTCCATCCCGAACGGATGGCCAGCCGCATCCTCGGCATGGGTGATGTGCTGACGCTGGTGGAGAAGGCCCAGAAGGAGGTCGAACTCGCCGACGTCGAGAAGATGCAGAAGAAGCTGCAGGAGGCGACGTTTGATTTCTCGGACTTCGTGAAGCAGATGCGCTTGATCAAGCGCATGGGCTCGCTGGGGGGTTTGATGAAAATGATCCCGGGCATGAACAAGATCGATGACGGCATGCTCAAGCAGGGGGAGCAACAGCTCAAGCGCATCGAGGCCATGATCGGCTCGATGACCCAGCAGGAGCGGGAAAATCCCGACCTCCTGGCGAGTCAACCCTCAAGGCGTCGCCGGATTGCCAGTGGCAGCGGCCATCAGGCCGCAGATGTGGACAAGGTGCTGGCCGACTTCCAGAAAATGCGCGGCTTCATGCAGCAGATGAGCCAAGGCAACATGCCCGGAATGGGAGGCATGCCCGGAATGGGAGGCATGCCCGGAATGGGAGGCATGCCCGGAATGGGAGGCATCCCCGGAGGTGGAGGACGTCCCGGTCGCGGTGGACCACCGAAGCGGCAGCGACCCGCCAAGAAGAAGAAGGGCTTCGGGGATCTGTGA